From one Alosa alosa isolate M-15738 ecotype Scorff River chromosome 5, AALO_Geno_1.1, whole genome shotgun sequence genomic stretch:
- the rab3c gene encoding ras-related protein Rab-3C, whose protein sequence is MDLYGKMAVTQDGKQEGSDQNFDYMFKLLIIGNSSVGKTSFLFRYADDAFTSAFVSTVGIDFKVKTVYKNEKRIKLQIWDTAGQERYRTITTAYYRGAMGFILMYDITNEESFAAVQDWSTQIKTYSWDNAQVILVGNKCDMSDERVVSVDSGRLLAEQLGFEFFEASAKENISVKQTFEKLVDIICDKMSESLEADPALASGSPATKLTDNPPPPQQPNCGC, encoded by the exons ATGGATTTATACGGGAAG ATGGCTGTGACGCAAGATGGGAAGCAAGAAGGCTCAGATCAGAACTTTGATTacatgtttaaattattaatcaTAGGAAACAGCAGCGTTGGGAAAACGTCTTTTCTTTTTCGCTATGCTGACGACGCGTTCACTTCAGCCTTTGTCAGCACTGTGGGAATAGACTTTAAAGTGAAAACTGTCTACAAGAATGAGAAGAGGATCAAACTACAAATCTGG GACACGGCTGGCCAGGAGAGGTATAGGACCATCACAACAGCGTACTACCGGGGGGCCATGGGCTTCATCCTAATGTATGATATCACCAATGAGGAGTCCTTCGCTGCCGTCCAGGACTG GTCGACCCAAATCAAGACGTACTCATGGGACAATGCCCAGGTGATTCTGGTGGGGAACAAGTGTGACATGTCCGATGAGAGAGTGGTGTCTGTGGACAGCGGGCGGCTGCTGGCAGAACAGCTGG GCTTTGAGTTCTTCGAGGCCAGCGCCAAGGAGAACATCAGTGTCAAGCAGACGTTCGAGAAGCTGGTGGACATCATCTGCGACAAGATGTCCGAGAGCCTGGAGGCCGACCCTGCTCTGGCATCGGGCTCGCCGGCCACCAAGCTGACCGACAACCCACCACCCCCCCAGCAGCCAAACTGCGGCTGTTAA
- the pde4d gene encoding cAMP-specific 3',5'-cyclic phosphodiesterase 4D isoform X3 encodes MKPGLSHVGRQEKMMDFGSFPFRRHSWICFDVDNGTSSGRSPLDPMASPGSGLILQANFVHSQRRESFLYRSDSDYELSPKSMSRNSSIASDIHGDDMIVTPFAQVLASLRTVRNNFAALTNVQNERPSNKRSPMCNPPSITKTSVSEEAYQKLATETLEELDWCLDQLETLQTRHSVSEMASNKFKRMLNRELTHLSEMSRSGNQVSEFISSTFLDKQHEVEMPTPQTQKEKDKKKRPMSQISGVKKLQHSSSLTNSNIPRFGVKTETEDELAKELEDVNKWGLNVFKVTEFSGNRPLTVMMHSIFQERDLLKTFKIPLDTFITYLMTLEDHYHADVAYHNNIHAADVAQSTHVLLSTPALEAVFTDLEILAAIFASAIHDVDHPGVSNQFLISTNSELALMYNDSSVLENHHLAVGFKLLQEENCDIFQNLTKKQRQSLRKMVIDIVLATDMSKHMNLLADLKTMVETKKVTSSGVLLLDNYSDRIQVLQNMVHCADLSNPTKPLQLYRQWTDRIMEEFFSQGDRERERGMEISPMCDKHNASVEKSQVGFIDYIVHPLWETWADLVHPDAQDILDTLEDNREWYQSTIPQSPSPALDETEDGRRPGGAADKFQFELTLEEDGESDTEKDSGSQPEEEDEEEEEEEEEDNSCSDSKTLCTQDSESTEIPLDEQVGEGEEEEEEVEGEGEGESSDPCVLVEEEEEVEEEDNEVKTADT; translated from the exons CTTTGATGTGGACAATGGCACGTCGTCGGGACGCAGCCCCCTGGACCCCATGGCGAGCCCCGGGTCAGGCCTCATCCTCCAGGCCAACTTCGTGCACAGCCAGCGACGGGAGTCCTTCCTGTACCGCTCGGACAGCGACTATGAGCTGTCCCCCAAGTCCATGTCTCGGAACTCCTCCATTGCCAGTGACAT TCATGGGGACGACATGATTGTAACTCCATTTGCACAG GTTCTGGCCAGTTTGAGAACTGTACGGAACAATTTTGCTGCATTAACTAATGTTCAAAATGAAAGGCCCTCTAACAA GAGATCGCCCATGTGCAACCCACCATCCATTACAAAGACCTCAGTCTCAG AGGAGGCCTACCAGAAGCTGGCTACTGAGACCCTGGAGGAGCTGGACTGGTGCCTGGACCAGCTGGAGACCCTGCAGACCAGACACTCGGTCAGCGAGATGGCCTCCAACAAG TTCAAGAGGATGTTGAACAGAGAGCTCACCCATCTGTCGGAGATGAGTCGGTCGGGGAACCAGGTGTCGGAGTTCATATCTAGCACATTCTTAG ACAAACAGCATGAGGTGGAGATGCCAACTCCTCAGACGCAGAAGGAGAAGGACAAGAAGAAGCGGCCGATGTCGCAGATCAGCGGCGTCAAGAAACTCCAGCACAGCTCCAGCCTCACCAACTCCAACATCCCCCGCTTCGGCGTCAAGACGGAGACTGAGGACGAGCTGGCCAAG GAGTTGGAGGACGTAAATAAATGGGGCCTTAATGTTTTCAAAGTCACAGAGTTTTCTGGGAACAGACCGTTAACAGTCATGATGCACTCGATATTCCAG GAGAGGGACTTGTTAAAAACGTTTAAGATTCCGCTAGACACCTTCATTACCTACTTAATGACTTTAGAAGACCATTACCACGCAGATGTTGCCTATCACAACAATATCCATGCTGCTGACGTCGCCCAGTCCACTCAtgtgctgctatcaacacctgCCTTAGAG GCAGTCTTCACAGACCTTGAAATTCTCGCTGCCATTTTTGCCAGTGCCATTCATGATGTTGACCACCCCGGTGTCTCAAACCAGTTCCTCATCAGCACAA ACTCTGAGCTGGCTCTCATGTATAACGACTCATCGGTGTTGGAGAATCACCACCTGGCCGTGGGCTTTAAGTTGCTGCAGGAGGAGAACTGCGACATCTTCCAAAACCTGACCAAAAAACAGAGACAATCCCTGCGGAAGATGGTCATTGACATT GTTTTAGCGACGGACATGTCCAAGCACATGAACCTGTTGGCCGATCTGAAAACTATGGTAGAAACCAAAAAAGTCACCAGCTCGGGAGTGCTACTTTTGGACAACTACTCCGACCGGATACAA GTCCTACAGAACATGGTACACTGTGCCGACCTCAGCAACCCCACCAAGCCCCTGCAGCTGTACCGGCAGTGGACCGACCGCATCATGGAGGAGTTCTTCAGTCAGGGCGACCGGGAGCGTGAGCGCGGCATGGAGATCAGTCCCATGTGTGACAAGCACAACGCCTCCGTGGAGAAGTCACAG GTGGGCTTCATCGACTACATTGTCCACCCGCTGTGGGAGACCTGGGCTGACCTGGTGCACCCGGACGCCCAGGACATCCTGGACACGCTGGAGGACAACCGGGAGTGGTACCAGAGCACCATTCCCCAGAGTCCCTCGCCAGCCCTGGACGAGACGGAGGATGGCCGACGGCCCGGTGGAGCCGCCGATAAATTCCAGTTCGAGCTCACGCTGGAGGAGGATGGCGAATCGGACACGGAGAAGGACAGTGGCAGCCAGcctgaggaggaagatgaggaggaagaggaggaggaggaggaggacaacagCTGCAGCGACTCTAAAACTCTTTGCACGCAGGACTCAGAGTCTACCGAGATCCCCCTGGATGAACAggtaggggagggggaggaagaagaggaggaggttgagggagagggagaaggggagagttCGGACCCCTGTGTTttagtggaggaggaagaggaggtggaggaggaggacaacgaGGTGAAAACCGCCGACAcgtaa
- the pde4d gene encoding cAMP-specific 3',5'-cyclic phosphodiesterase 4D isoform X6, translated as MSLPVNSDLFSLEKIARYRHACSNGSPYAINKPIDIKPRKRCFDVDNGTSSGRSPLDPMASPGSGLILQANFVHSQRRESFLYRSDSDYELSPKSMSRNSSIASDIHGDDMIVTPFAQVLASLRTVRNNFAALTNVQNERPSNKRSPMCNPPSITKTSVSEEAYQKLATETLEELDWCLDQLETLQTRHSVSEMASNKFKRMLNRELTHLSEMSRSGNQVSEFISSTFLDKQHEVEMPTPQTQKEKDKKKRPMSQISGVKKLQHSSSLTNSNIPRFGVKTETEDELAKELEDVNKWGLNVFKVTEFSGNRPLTVMMHSIFQERDLLKTFKIPLDTFITYLMTLEDHYHADVAYHNNIHAADVAQSTHVLLSTPALEAVFTDLEILAAIFASAIHDVDHPGVSNQFLISTNSELALMYNDSSVLENHHLAVGFKLLQEENCDIFQNLTKKQRQSLRKMVIDIVLATDMSKHMNLLADLKTMVETKKVTSSGVLLLDNYSDRIQVLQNMVHCADLSNPTKPLQLYRQWTDRIMEEFFSQGDRERERGMEISPMCDKHNASVEKSQVGFIDYIVHPLWETWADLVHPDAQDILDTLEDNREWYQSTIPQSPSPALDETEDGRRPGGAADKFQFELTLEEDGESDTEKDSGSQPEEEDEEEEEEEEEDNSCSDSKTLCTQDSESTEIPLDEQVGEGEEEEEEVEGEGEGESSDPCVLVEEEEEVEEEDNEVKTADT; from the exons atgagCCTGCCCGTGAACTCTGACCTCTTCTCCCTGGAGAAAATCGCACGTTACCGACACGCCTGTAGCAACGGTTCTCCATATGCCATCAACAAGCCCATCGACATCAAACCTCGGAAGAGATG CTTTGATGTGGACAATGGCACGTCGTCGGGACGCAGCCCCCTGGACCCCATGGCGAGCCCCGGGTCAGGCCTCATCCTCCAGGCCAACTTCGTGCACAGCCAGCGACGGGAGTCCTTCCTGTACCGCTCGGACAGCGACTATGAGCTGTCCCCCAAGTCCATGTCTCGGAACTCCTCCATTGCCAGTGACAT TCATGGGGACGACATGATTGTAACTCCATTTGCACAG GTTCTGGCCAGTTTGAGAACTGTACGGAACAATTTTGCTGCATTAACTAATGTTCAAAATGAAAGGCCCTCTAACAA GAGATCGCCCATGTGCAACCCACCATCCATTACAAAGACCTCAGTCTCAG AGGAGGCCTACCAGAAGCTGGCTACTGAGACCCTGGAGGAGCTGGACTGGTGCCTGGACCAGCTGGAGACCCTGCAGACCAGACACTCGGTCAGCGAGATGGCCTCCAACAAG TTCAAGAGGATGTTGAACAGAGAGCTCACCCATCTGTCGGAGATGAGTCGGTCGGGGAACCAGGTGTCGGAGTTCATATCTAGCACATTCTTAG ACAAACAGCATGAGGTGGAGATGCCAACTCCTCAGACGCAGAAGGAGAAGGACAAGAAGAAGCGGCCGATGTCGCAGATCAGCGGCGTCAAGAAACTCCAGCACAGCTCCAGCCTCACCAACTCCAACATCCCCCGCTTCGGCGTCAAGACGGAGACTGAGGACGAGCTGGCCAAG GAGTTGGAGGACGTAAATAAATGGGGCCTTAATGTTTTCAAAGTCACAGAGTTTTCTGGGAACAGACCGTTAACAGTCATGATGCACTCGATATTCCAG GAGAGGGACTTGTTAAAAACGTTTAAGATTCCGCTAGACACCTTCATTACCTACTTAATGACTTTAGAAGACCATTACCACGCAGATGTTGCCTATCACAACAATATCCATGCTGCTGACGTCGCCCAGTCCACTCAtgtgctgctatcaacacctgCCTTAGAG GCAGTCTTCACAGACCTTGAAATTCTCGCTGCCATTTTTGCCAGTGCCATTCATGATGTTGACCACCCCGGTGTCTCAAACCAGTTCCTCATCAGCACAA ACTCTGAGCTGGCTCTCATGTATAACGACTCATCGGTGTTGGAGAATCACCACCTGGCCGTGGGCTTTAAGTTGCTGCAGGAGGAGAACTGCGACATCTTCCAAAACCTGACCAAAAAACAGAGACAATCCCTGCGGAAGATGGTCATTGACATT GTTTTAGCGACGGACATGTCCAAGCACATGAACCTGTTGGCCGATCTGAAAACTATGGTAGAAACCAAAAAAGTCACCAGCTCGGGAGTGCTACTTTTGGACAACTACTCCGACCGGATACAA GTCCTACAGAACATGGTACACTGTGCCGACCTCAGCAACCCCACCAAGCCCCTGCAGCTGTACCGGCAGTGGACCGACCGCATCATGGAGGAGTTCTTCAGTCAGGGCGACCGGGAGCGTGAGCGCGGCATGGAGATCAGTCCCATGTGTGACAAGCACAACGCCTCCGTGGAGAAGTCACAG GTGGGCTTCATCGACTACATTGTCCACCCGCTGTGGGAGACCTGGGCTGACCTGGTGCACCCGGACGCCCAGGACATCCTGGACACGCTGGAGGACAACCGGGAGTGGTACCAGAGCACCATTCCCCAGAGTCCCTCGCCAGCCCTGGACGAGACGGAGGATGGCCGACGGCCCGGTGGAGCCGCCGATAAATTCCAGTTCGAGCTCACGCTGGAGGAGGATGGCGAATCGGACACGGAGAAGGACAGTGGCAGCCAGcctgaggaggaagatgaggaggaagaggaggaggaggaggaggacaacagCTGCAGCGACTCTAAAACTCTTTGCACGCAGGACTCAGAGTCTACCGAGATCCCCCTGGATGAACAggtaggggagggggaggaagaagaggaggaggttgagggagagggagaaggggagagttCGGACCCCTGTGTTttagtggaggaggaagaggaggtggaggaggaggacaacgaGGTGAAAACCGCCGACAcgtaa
- the pde4d gene encoding cAMP-specific 3',5'-cyclic phosphodiesterase 4D isoform X4: MMSIIMKPRSRSTSSIKNTEGAGFDVDNGTSSGRSPLDPMASPGSGLILQANFVHSQRRESFLYRSDSDYELSPKSMSRNSSIASDIHGDDMIVTPFAQVLASLRTVRNNFAALTNVQNERPSNKRSPMCNPPSITKTSVSEEAYQKLATETLEELDWCLDQLETLQTRHSVSEMASNKFKRMLNRELTHLSEMSRSGNQVSEFISSTFLDKQHEVEMPTPQTQKEKDKKKRPMSQISGVKKLQHSSSLTNSNIPRFGVKTETEDELAKELEDVNKWGLNVFKVTEFSGNRPLTVMMHSIFQERDLLKTFKIPLDTFITYLMTLEDHYHADVAYHNNIHAADVAQSTHVLLSTPALEAVFTDLEILAAIFASAIHDVDHPGVSNQFLISTNSELALMYNDSSVLENHHLAVGFKLLQEENCDIFQNLTKKQRQSLRKMVIDIVLATDMSKHMNLLADLKTMVETKKVTSSGVLLLDNYSDRIQVLQNMVHCADLSNPTKPLQLYRQWTDRIMEEFFSQGDRERERGMEISPMCDKHNASVEKSQVGFIDYIVHPLWETWADLVHPDAQDILDTLEDNREWYQSTIPQSPSPALDETEDGRRPGGAADKFQFELTLEEDGESDTEKDSGSQPEEEDEEEEEEEEEDNSCSDSKTLCTQDSESTEIPLDEQVGEGEEEEEEVEGEGEGESSDPCVLVEEEEEVEEEDNEVKTADT, from the exons ATGATGAGTATCATAATGAAGCCACGATCGCGCTCCACCAGCTCCATCAAGAACACGGAAGGCGCAGG CTTTGATGTGGACAATGGCACGTCGTCGGGACGCAGCCCCCTGGACCCCATGGCGAGCCCCGGGTCAGGCCTCATCCTCCAGGCCAACTTCGTGCACAGCCAGCGACGGGAGTCCTTCCTGTACCGCTCGGACAGCGACTATGAGCTGTCCCCCAAGTCCATGTCTCGGAACTCCTCCATTGCCAGTGACAT TCATGGGGACGACATGATTGTAACTCCATTTGCACAG GTTCTGGCCAGTTTGAGAACTGTACGGAACAATTTTGCTGCATTAACTAATGTTCAAAATGAAAGGCCCTCTAACAA GAGATCGCCCATGTGCAACCCACCATCCATTACAAAGACCTCAGTCTCAG AGGAGGCCTACCAGAAGCTGGCTACTGAGACCCTGGAGGAGCTGGACTGGTGCCTGGACCAGCTGGAGACCCTGCAGACCAGACACTCGGTCAGCGAGATGGCCTCCAACAAG TTCAAGAGGATGTTGAACAGAGAGCTCACCCATCTGTCGGAGATGAGTCGGTCGGGGAACCAGGTGTCGGAGTTCATATCTAGCACATTCTTAG ACAAACAGCATGAGGTGGAGATGCCAACTCCTCAGACGCAGAAGGAGAAGGACAAGAAGAAGCGGCCGATGTCGCAGATCAGCGGCGTCAAGAAACTCCAGCACAGCTCCAGCCTCACCAACTCCAACATCCCCCGCTTCGGCGTCAAGACGGAGACTGAGGACGAGCTGGCCAAG GAGTTGGAGGACGTAAATAAATGGGGCCTTAATGTTTTCAAAGTCACAGAGTTTTCTGGGAACAGACCGTTAACAGTCATGATGCACTCGATATTCCAG GAGAGGGACTTGTTAAAAACGTTTAAGATTCCGCTAGACACCTTCATTACCTACTTAATGACTTTAGAAGACCATTACCACGCAGATGTTGCCTATCACAACAATATCCATGCTGCTGACGTCGCCCAGTCCACTCAtgtgctgctatcaacacctgCCTTAGAG GCAGTCTTCACAGACCTTGAAATTCTCGCTGCCATTTTTGCCAGTGCCATTCATGATGTTGACCACCCCGGTGTCTCAAACCAGTTCCTCATCAGCACAA ACTCTGAGCTGGCTCTCATGTATAACGACTCATCGGTGTTGGAGAATCACCACCTGGCCGTGGGCTTTAAGTTGCTGCAGGAGGAGAACTGCGACATCTTCCAAAACCTGACCAAAAAACAGAGACAATCCCTGCGGAAGATGGTCATTGACATT GTTTTAGCGACGGACATGTCCAAGCACATGAACCTGTTGGCCGATCTGAAAACTATGGTAGAAACCAAAAAAGTCACCAGCTCGGGAGTGCTACTTTTGGACAACTACTCCGACCGGATACAA GTCCTACAGAACATGGTACACTGTGCCGACCTCAGCAACCCCACCAAGCCCCTGCAGCTGTACCGGCAGTGGACCGACCGCATCATGGAGGAGTTCTTCAGTCAGGGCGACCGGGAGCGTGAGCGCGGCATGGAGATCAGTCCCATGTGTGACAAGCACAACGCCTCCGTGGAGAAGTCACAG GTGGGCTTCATCGACTACATTGTCCACCCGCTGTGGGAGACCTGGGCTGACCTGGTGCACCCGGACGCCCAGGACATCCTGGACACGCTGGAGGACAACCGGGAGTGGTACCAGAGCACCATTCCCCAGAGTCCCTCGCCAGCCCTGGACGAGACGGAGGATGGCCGACGGCCCGGTGGAGCCGCCGATAAATTCCAGTTCGAGCTCACGCTGGAGGAGGATGGCGAATCGGACACGGAGAAGGACAGTGGCAGCCAGcctgaggaggaagatgaggaggaagaggaggaggaggaggaggacaacagCTGCAGCGACTCTAAAACTCTTTGCACGCAGGACTCAGAGTCTACCGAGATCCCCCTGGATGAACAggtaggggagggggaggaagaagaggaggaggttgagggagagggagaaggggagagttCGGACCCCTGTGTTttagtggaggaggaagaggaggtggaggaggaggacaacgaGGTGAAAACCGCCGACAcgtaa
- the pde4d gene encoding cAMP-specific 3',5'-cyclic phosphodiesterase 4D isoform X5: MPETNYLLTVSWGYIKFKRMLNRELTHLSEMSRSGNQVSEFISSTFLDKQHEVEMPTPQTQKEKDKKKRPMSQISGVKKLQHSSSLTNSNIPRFGVKTETEDELAKELEDVNKWGLNVFKVTEFSGNRPLTVMMHSIFQERDLLKTFKIPLDTFITYLMTLEDHYHADVAYHNNIHAADVAQSTHVLLSTPALEAVFTDLEILAAIFASAIHDVDHPGVSNQFLISTNSELALMYNDSSVLENHHLAVGFKLLQEENCDIFQNLTKKQRQSLRKMVIDIVLATDMSKHMNLLADLKTMVETKKVTSSGVLLLDNYSDRIQVLQNMVHCADLSNPTKPLQLYRQWTDRIMEEFFSQGDRERERGMEISPMCDKHNASVEKSQVGFIDYIVHPLWETWADLVHPDAQDILDTLEDNREWYQSTIPQSPSPALDETEDGRRPGGAADKFQFELTLEEDGESDTEKDSGSQPEEEDEEEEEEEEEDNSCSDSKTLCTQDSESTEIPLDEQVGEGEEEEEEVEGEGEGESSDPCVLVEEEEEVEEEDNEVKTADT, encoded by the exons ATGCCTGAGACAAACTACCTTCTAACAGTGTCATGGGGATATATAAAG TTCAAGAGGATGTTGAACAGAGAGCTCACCCATCTGTCGGAGATGAGTCGGTCGGGGAACCAGGTGTCGGAGTTCATATCTAGCACATTCTTAG ACAAACAGCATGAGGTGGAGATGCCAACTCCTCAGACGCAGAAGGAGAAGGACAAGAAGAAGCGGCCGATGTCGCAGATCAGCGGCGTCAAGAAACTCCAGCACAGCTCCAGCCTCACCAACTCCAACATCCCCCGCTTCGGCGTCAAGACGGAGACTGAGGACGAGCTGGCCAAG GAGTTGGAGGACGTAAATAAATGGGGCCTTAATGTTTTCAAAGTCACAGAGTTTTCTGGGAACAGACCGTTAACAGTCATGATGCACTCGATATTCCAG GAGAGGGACTTGTTAAAAACGTTTAAGATTCCGCTAGACACCTTCATTACCTACTTAATGACTTTAGAAGACCATTACCACGCAGATGTTGCCTATCACAACAATATCCATGCTGCTGACGTCGCCCAGTCCACTCAtgtgctgctatcaacacctgCCTTAGAG GCAGTCTTCACAGACCTTGAAATTCTCGCTGCCATTTTTGCCAGTGCCATTCATGATGTTGACCACCCCGGTGTCTCAAACCAGTTCCTCATCAGCACAA ACTCTGAGCTGGCTCTCATGTATAACGACTCATCGGTGTTGGAGAATCACCACCTGGCCGTGGGCTTTAAGTTGCTGCAGGAGGAGAACTGCGACATCTTCCAAAACCTGACCAAAAAACAGAGACAATCCCTGCGGAAGATGGTCATTGACATT GTTTTAGCGACGGACATGTCCAAGCACATGAACCTGTTGGCCGATCTGAAAACTATGGTAGAAACCAAAAAAGTCACCAGCTCGGGAGTGCTACTTTTGGACAACTACTCCGACCGGATACAA GTCCTACAGAACATGGTACACTGTGCCGACCTCAGCAACCCCACCAAGCCCCTGCAGCTGTACCGGCAGTGGACCGACCGCATCATGGAGGAGTTCTTCAGTCAGGGCGACCGGGAGCGTGAGCGCGGCATGGAGATCAGTCCCATGTGTGACAAGCACAACGCCTCCGTGGAGAAGTCACAG GTGGGCTTCATCGACTACATTGTCCACCCGCTGTGGGAGACCTGGGCTGACCTGGTGCACCCGGACGCCCAGGACATCCTGGACACGCTGGAGGACAACCGGGAGTGGTACCAGAGCACCATTCCCCAGAGTCCCTCGCCAGCCCTGGACGAGACGGAGGATGGCCGACGGCCCGGTGGAGCCGCCGATAAATTCCAGTTCGAGCTCACGCTGGAGGAGGATGGCGAATCGGACACGGAGAAGGACAGTGGCAGCCAGcctgaggaggaagatgaggaggaagaggaggaggaggaggaggacaacagCTGCAGCGACTCTAAAACTCTTTGCACGCAGGACTCAGAGTCTACCGAGATCCCCCTGGATGAACAggtaggggagggggaggaagaagaggaggaggttgagggagagggagaaggggagagttCGGACCCCTGTGTTttagtggaggaggaagaggaggtggaggaggaggacaacgaGGTGAAAACCGCCGACAcgtaa